The genomic stretch ATTCTCGTGGCTGCCCGTTATTTAGTTCATCCGCTCAAAATGATGACCGCTGCCGCAACGCGAATGTCGAAGGGGGATTTCTCCGTTCGGCTGCCTGCAAAACATGGCGATGAGCTGAGCGAGCTGGCTGAGGGGATGAACAAAATGGCGCTTAGCTTATCGCAGCTGGAAATGATGCGTCAGGATTTTGTATCCAATGTTTCACATGAAATCCAGTCACCGCTTACCTCAATTAGCGGCTTTGCAGAGGCACTGCGCAGCGAGGATGTTACAGAGACTGAACGTGAGCGATACATTAACATCATTAAGCAAGAGAGCACAAGGCTTTCGCGTCTGAGTGAGAACTTGCTGAATCTCGCATCGCTGGATTCACAGCAGCATCCTTTTCATCCTCATTCCTATCGACTGGATCGTCAATTGCGCGATGTGGTGCTGGCCTGCGAGCCGCATTGGCTTGCCAAGCGACAGACTCTGGAGCTGTATATGGAGGAGACCGTGATTGTTGCAGATCGGGACCAGCTTAATCAGGTGTGGATGAACCTGCTTTCGAATAGTATGAAGTTTACGCCGGAGGGCGGCAAAATTTTTTGCTCATTAGCGGAGAAGGATGGTTTTGCTGTCGTTCGTATCTCCGATACGGGAATCGGCATTAGCGAGGAAAATCGCGAGCGTGTGTTTGAACGATTTTTTAAAGGGGATGTCTCAAGGAATCGCAATCAAGGCGGCAGCGGGCTTGGATTATCAATTGCGCAAGCCATCGCTGCTATTCATGGCGGAAGCATTGAGCTGGACACTAGCGCTGACGAGCTTGCCGGTGCCAGCTTTATTATCCGGCTTCCTCTCTTGCCCCTAGGTGCTTAGTCTATTTATTATAACCCTCAGCATTACTTATTTAGTTGCTCCAAGGACAGCATGATCATGTACGTACAAGTTTTGGTTATGCTATACTACTAGGCATACAACTAACGGAGCTGAGGTGTGAAGTGAAGGGACAGCAAACGCCCAAATATATGCAATTAAAGCAGCAAATCATATCCTGGATCGTCACGGCGCAGTTCAAGCCGCATGATAAGCTGCCATCAGAAAATGAAATCGGCAAGCAGTTCGAAATGAGTCGTCAAACGGTACGTCAGGCGCTTGGCGACTTGGAGCAGGAGGGCTGGCTCTATCGCGCTCAAGGAAAAGGCACGTTTGTCTCCGATCAATCGGCGCCTGAGCGGAAAGCCTCATCACAGGGGATGACGATTGGGATGATAACGACCCATATCTCTGATTATATTTTCCCTACGATTGTCAGAGGCGTCGAGTCCAGCCTTCGTGCTGTTGGGGCGAGGCTGCTGCTGGCGAGTACGGATAATGAGAAGGAAAAGGAAAAGGACAGCTTGGAGTCCATGCTGCGCGAGCCGTTGACCGGGCTTATTATAGAGCCCACAAAAAGCGCGGAGGGCAATCCGAACTTTAATTATTTTATGGCGCTGGATGCACTCAAAATCCCCTATGTTATGTTGAACGAGCGATACAGTGATGTGGATGCTCCATGCCTGCGCGTGGATGATGAGCTTGGCGGCTATCGCGCTGCTGAGCATCTGATTAAGCTGGGGCATACGCGTATTGCCGGATTTTTCAAAACGGATGATTTTCAGGGGGTTCATCGGATGCGCGGTTTTCTAAGAGCTCATCGGGAGCATGGTTTGACGGTTCCTCCTGAATATTTGCTGCGTTATTCCACCGAGGAGAAGCAAGAGAAGCCTGCGCAGGCGCTATCGCTTATGCTCCAGCGTGAGCCGGAGCAGCGTCCGAGCGCTATCATTTGCTATAATGACGAGCTTGCTGTTCGAATGCTCGATATTGTACGTCAAATTGGACTTGCTGTACCGGGGGATTTGTCGATCGTTGGTTTTGACGATGCTAATCTGGCAACGGCTACCGAAGTGAAGCTAACGACCGTTGCTCACCCGAAAACCGAAATGGGAGCAGACGCCGTGGAGCTCTTGCTTAGCATGGTCGAGAAGCAGCAGCGGTGTCAGACCATGGACAAGATCTATGATCCTCAGCTTGTCATACGTGAATCTACGCAAGCGCCGAGGAGCTATATAAGTTAAACCGGAAAATTACGTTTTGGGCGCTTTGCGAGTATATCATTCTTACGATCGCGGTTGCAGCCAGATTCTTTGATTTCCTAAGACATTTAAAGGTGAGAATAATGGCTGCAAAGGCGAACACTTCGTTTCTTCAGAGCGATCTTCTCGCTTCGCTATAACTTCATTTTTAAGTTCAACTTATATAGCATGTCTGGCAGTCTACGAGTCTCTAGCAAGAAAGCTTAATAAACAAAAAAACACGTGACACACTTGTACGTACAACTTATAATAATAACAAGGGTATTCTATGCTAATGTCCGTATAAGTTATGCTGGGCAGACGTAGAAATACGAGCTTGAAGGGAGCGAACTATTCTCATGTTGGAAGCGTTGAAGCATGCAGTCTGGGAAGCGAATATGGATTTGCCGAAATACGGATTAGTTACATTTACTTGGGGTAATGTTAGCGGCATTGATCGGGAGTCTGGCTATGCGGTCATAAAGCCGAGCGGCATTCCTTACGAAGAGCTGAAGGCGGAGCAAATGGTCGTTGTAGATTTGGAAGGGAACGTTGTCGAAGGCAATCTGCGCCCATCCTCAGATACAGCAACTCATGTATTATTGTATAAAGCATTTCCAAATATCGGCGGCATCGTTCACACCCATTCGCCATGGGCAACAAGCTGGGCGCAGGCAGGACGCGCGATCCCGGCGCTTGGAACAACACACGGCGACTACTTCTACGGCGAGGTGCCTTGCACGCGCGCGATGACGGAAGCGGAAATTACAGGAGCATATGAGCTGGAAACAGGCAATGTTATTGTTGAAACCTTCGAAAGAAACCATATTGATCCAAATCAAGTGCCATCGGTGCTGGTCAACAGCCATGCTCCTTTCTGTTGGGGCAAGGACCCGCATAATGCGGTTCATAATGCAGTGGTGCTTGAGGAAGTAGCCAAAATGGCGCTCCATACGTTCCAGCTTAATCCGAACGTTCAGCCGATGGACCAAGCTTTGCTGGATCGTCATTATTTGCGTAAGCACGGTGCGAATGCCTATTACGGCCAAAAATAAGGAGGACTCGGAGAAATGACTAAGAAATATGCAATTGGCGTAGATTACGGTACACAATCAGGACGCGCGGTGCTGGTTGATCTCTCTAACGGTGCAGAGGTAGCTGAGCACGTTACGCCTTACACGCATCATGTAATCGATGAGCAGCTGCCTGTCTCCGGCATTAAGCTAGAGTATGATTGGGCACTTCAGCATCCGTTTGATTATATTGAAGTATTGGAATTATCCGTTCCTGCTGTTATGAAGGAATCGGGTATTGATCCTGCAGCGGTCATCGGACTTGGTATCGACTTTACCGCATGTACGATGCTTCCTATTGACGCAGCGGGCGAGCCGCTTTGTGTACAGGATGCTTATAAGGATAATCCGCATAGCTGGGTGAAGCTATGGAAGCACCATGCAGCGCAGGATGAGGCTAACCTAATTAATGAAATGGCTGCGCAGCGCAATGAGAAATGGGTACCGCGTTATGGCGGTAAAATCTCATCCGAGTGGATGATGGCGAAGGCTTGGCAAATTTTGAATGAAGCTCCGGAAATTTATGATACAGCTGATAAATTTGTAGAAGCAACAGACTGGGTAATCGGTCAGCTGACAGGCAATATCGTGCGCAACAGCTGTACAGCCGGCTACAAAGGCATGTGGCACAAGCAAGAAGGATACCCGAGCAAGGAGTTCTTCAAGGCGCTAGATCCGCGTCTAGAGAATTTGACTGAAACGAAGCTGCGCGGCGAGGTTGTACCGCTTGGTTCGAAGGCTGGAGAATTGCTGCCTGATATCGCGGCCCGCATCGGACTTGCTCCAGGCACGGCAATTGCTGTTGGCAACGTAGATGCGCATGCGGCTGTTCCAGGCGTTGGCGTAGTGACGCCAGGCAAGCTCGTTATGGCGATGGGAACATCGATATGCCACATGCTGCTTGGTACGGAAGAGAAGGAAGTCGAAGGCATGTGCGGAGTCGTTGAAGACGGTATTATTCCAGGTTATTTCGGCTATGAAGCGGGTCAATCCGCAGTTGGCGATATTTTCGAATGGTTTGTGGAGGAATCGGTACCTGCTTATGTGCTTGAAGAAGCTGAGAAGGCTGGCGAGAATGTACATGTATACTTAACTCGCAAAGCGAACGAGCTAAGCGTAGGCCAATCCGGGCTGCTTGCCCTCGACTGGTGGAACGGCAACCGTTCGGTGCTGGTGGATACCGATCTGACGGGTACGATTGTAGGCTTGACGCTGCTAACGAAGCCTGGGGAGATTTATCGCGCATTGCTTGAGGCAACGGCGTTTGGTACTCGCAAAATCGTGGATGCGTTCCATAGCAATGGTGTAGAAGTAAATGAATTGTACGCATGCGGCGGATTGCCTCAGAAAAACGCGCTGCTCATGCAAATTTATGCAGATGTTACGAATCGTGAAATCAAGGTTGCTGCATCTAAGCAGACTCCAGCGCTTGGAGCAGCTATGTTCGGTGCGGTAGCGGCAGGTGCGGCAAAAGGCGGCTTCGACAGTATCGTCGATGCTGCGCAGCAAATG from Paenibacillus sp. FSL H8-0548 encodes the following:
- a CDS encoding HAMP domain-containing sensor histidine kinase, producing MIRSLYFRITASFLIIVLISIGVAFLFTNQMFKRDARGQLPNQMVNSIDRIEQLYAVSKPASLQEFLSEMSTLQGQSIIAVSLANRLVSVGDQSKAMMERLTYEKLARVFSGNTVRLDGFNQEEGGLPMPPAIGRMVVFGNEKWALFVQADRYPQNSNFIWTAVTLLVTLLLVGSVLILVAARYLVHPLKMMTAAATRMSKGDFSVRLPAKHGDELSELAEGMNKMALSLSQLEMMRQDFVSNVSHEIQSPLTSISGFAEALRSEDVTETERERYINIIKQESTRLSRLSENLLNLASLDSQQHPFHPHSYRLDRQLRDVVLACEPHWLAKRQTLELYMEETVIVADRDQLNQVWMNLLSNSMKFTPEGGKIFCSLAEKDGFAVVRISDTGIGISEENRERVFERFFKGDVSRNRNQGGSGLGLSIAQAIAAIHGGSIELDTSADELAGASFIIRLPLLPLGA
- a CDS encoding GntR family transcriptional regulator encodes the protein MKGQQTPKYMQLKQQIISWIVTAQFKPHDKLPSENEIGKQFEMSRQTVRQALGDLEQEGWLYRAQGKGTFVSDQSAPERKASSQGMTIGMITTHISDYIFPTIVRGVESSLRAVGARLLLASTDNEKEKEKDSLESMLREPLTGLIIEPTKSAEGNPNFNYFMALDALKIPYVMLNERYSDVDAPCLRVDDELGGYRAAEHLIKLGHTRIAGFFKTDDFQGVHRMRGFLRAHREHGLTVPPEYLLRYSTEEKQEKPAQALSLMLQREPEQRPSAIICYNDELAVRMLDIVRQIGLAVPGDLSIVGFDDANLATATEVKLTTVAHPKTEMGADAVELLLSMVEKQQRCQTMDKIYDPQLVIRESTQAPRSYIS
- the araD gene encoding L-ribulose-5-phosphate 4-epimerase, which produces MLEALKHAVWEANMDLPKYGLVTFTWGNVSGIDRESGYAVIKPSGIPYEELKAEQMVVVDLEGNVVEGNLRPSSDTATHVLLYKAFPNIGGIVHTHSPWATSWAQAGRAIPALGTTHGDYFYGEVPCTRAMTEAEITGAYELETGNVIVETFERNHIDPNQVPSVLVNSHAPFCWGKDPHNAVHNAVVLEEVAKMALHTFQLNPNVQPMDQALLDRHYLRKHGANAYYGQK
- a CDS encoding ribulokinase, whose translation is MTKKYAIGVDYGTQSGRAVLVDLSNGAEVAEHVTPYTHHVIDEQLPVSGIKLEYDWALQHPFDYIEVLELSVPAVMKESGIDPAAVIGLGIDFTACTMLPIDAAGEPLCVQDAYKDNPHSWVKLWKHHAAQDEANLINEMAAQRNEKWVPRYGGKISSEWMMAKAWQILNEAPEIYDTADKFVEATDWVIGQLTGNIVRNSCTAGYKGMWHKQEGYPSKEFFKALDPRLENLTETKLRGEVVPLGSKAGELLPDIAARIGLAPGTAIAVGNVDAHAAVPGVGVVTPGKLVMAMGTSICHMLLGTEEKEVEGMCGVVEDGIIPGYFGYEAGQSAVGDIFEWFVEESVPAYVLEEAEKAGENVHVYLTRKANELSVGQSGLLALDWWNGNRSVLVDTDLTGTIVGLTLLTKPGEIYRALLEATAFGTRKIVDAFHSNGVEVNELYACGGLPQKNALLMQIYADVTNREIKVAASKQTPALGAAMFGAVAAGAAKGGFDSIVDAAQQMARVREETFKPIPANVAVYEKLYAEYNLLHDYYGRGSNDVMKRLKAIKEEQA